In Oreochromis aureus strain Israel breed Guangdong linkage group 9, ZZ_aureus, whole genome shotgun sequence, the genomic window TGAGAATGTGTGGCATGTCTTGGTAAGTCAAATCTACCCATCTTCACTCAGGTTTGCTGGTTACTGTGGGTTAAAGGCCTTTGCGCATTGAATGTATGCGGAGAAATGGctaaaattcagatttttttgatCCAAACTTGTCATATAACACATATACACAACAAAAGTCTTGCTTTGTGTGAAGAAATGAAGTTGAAAGAAATAAATGAtgagctgattctgatgtttctaaaaaaagaaaaagaaaaaactgagttCATCCAATTCTCAGGAGAggacagcagcagggagaatttcttggtttgatccaggagttgaAGCTGTATCTCGACTGCTTTCTCTTTTTGGCAAAATTGCAGCCACATCTGAGGAGGTAGAGAAATAATTTTAGAGAGCTGATTTAGCCCGAGCAGTGTCTGGCTGTCTGTCTGAGGTAAAatagtattatttttaatatttccataCCATTGCACATTCAGTACTGGTGCATACGATGAGCATTAAGCACAGTTGTTGCCAAATGCAgtggtctgattggtcagatctgtgTATTCCTATGtgaaaaatttgaaaaattgaGCTTGATCtgaactataaaaaaaaaataaatcctgcAAATTCGATTTGAACAGTTGCGTTAAGAGTCAGAAAAATCATTACATTCTGTGTTCAAAGGCCTTAAAATTGCAAATGTTAATAATTTTAGTAGATTTTagaatttttcaattttttttaggATGTGGAACCAAATTCTCCCGCCGCTCTCGCCGGCCTGATTGCATACAATGACTTCATAGTTGGAGCTGACCAAGTGTTACAAGATGTAAGATTTCTTGTCTTTTGCCTTTTATTCCAAAtaagaaatatttgttttaactAGCTGAcattattaaaagaaataacaaaaaccttATTTTTGTGTGAAACGTCTGCAGTCCGaggatttcttttctttgattgAAGCCAATGAGGCGAAGCCTTTGAAGCTTTTGGTGTACAACACTAAGACGGATCAGTGCCGAGAGGTAGTGGTGACTCCCAACGGAGCGTGGGGAGGAGAGGGAAGGTtggcattgatttttttttttaatctttatttaaatCAAAGCAGGTAGCTAAATATTACCATGTCAACAcccgtggttttttttttcctattttttagCTTAGGCTGTGGGATCGGCTATGGATACTTGCACAGGATTCCAACTCGTCCAGTTCAGCCTAACGCCCAGAATAAAAATGTTCTACAACCAGTTCTCACTGGCAGCAGTGAAGAGGTAGTTGCAACTGAGCGCACTGAGGTGAAGGTTGTTGTATCTTATTCTTGCTTATTTATCAAGCTGTGCAGGGTGTAATGGCGTCTATTGGTAGCAAGGGATTATGTTGAGAAGTACAAAAAGAATAATCTTTTTTTATGGCTTAAAATGAGCCCTACATATCTACTACAGGAGGGATCCACCTTCTACActagctcagtttttttttcttttcagtcgaGGGTGACGTCCTAGTATTCTCTTACATTTTTAGAAGGGGAAGGTGAGGCAAGGTGTATTGAGTTTGTTACAATCTGCAACCTCACCACTAGATGCCACTGTATCCCACAAACTGCTCCTTTAACTGTAACTTGCTAGAGGTATTTGTGACCTCCAGTTTTCTCTCCTTAGGTGCCTTCTACAGATGAATGTAGCCCATCTACCGAAGCAGCACTGACTCAAAGTGAGAAAAGCATGCAAGATCAGTCTGTAATCTTACCCACTCAGCAGCCACCAGACCGAGGTAACAGGATCACTTCAGGACATTTTCATCCATTTGACATATTATGCATTTTCACACAGAATAATGGGCATTTGCTTTGTACTTATTTCAGATGCTTTCACCATACCCAATGCAACGACTTCAGATTTATCAGCCACGGTTTCCACTAACGAGGAAGGCCACAGCTCCATGTTTGCTAATTATGGAGATGACTCAGGTGATCAGGGTAGCTTGGGTAAGTACTTCACAAGTGATTAAACTGTGTGGCTGAATAGAGCAATTATGTGTTTATGATGGCATCCCGATTGAGAAGAAAAATAAGCGCGATTAAAACCAGCTATTGTTGACACGCCTTGCAGTTAAGGAGCCATTTAATGCAGTGGTTTTGCATTAGTCTCTTTAACTGCAGAATAAAACTACTCCAGCCAAACGTGTTAAGTGTTTTTTCACAGATATACGTTTTACAGCAGGTAAAGCGGCAGCAGAAACGAATTTGTCAATGTATACTCAACACTTCATTAGGTAATGGAT contains:
- the LOC116314460 gene encoding Golgi reassembly-stacking protein 1-like isoform X1 translates to MGLPQSSLLSDGGANCGYHVHGVQEDSPALKAGLEPFFDFILSIGNARLNKENDLLKDLLKANVEKAVKLEVYNSKTQRVRELEVTPSNMWGGQGLLGASVRFCSFEGANENVWHVLDVEPNSPAALAGLIAYNDFIVGADQVLQDSEDFFSLIEANEAKPLKLLVYNTKTDQCREVVVTPNGAWGGEGSLGCGIGYGYLHRIPTRPVQPNAQNKNVLQPVLTGSSEEVVATERTEVPSTDECSPSTEAALTQSEKSMQDQSVILPTQQPPDRDAFTIPNATTSDLSATVSTNEEGHSSMFANYGDDSGDQGSLDNSSFDQRPSSPEKQGEPDIQEPEQKPGIDLTTSTSPIRETAEDMAGLKITTENPSITTIPKVPDANSEPLSSVEVVSEEMLEPAGPDS